AGTGGTGGGAAGGCATGGCCGCGTTCGCCGAGAGGCGGCCGGCGAGCTTCCGGATGGAGGACGGATGAAGAACGGACCAGCACGCCGCCAGGTTTTCAGGCTTTCGCGCGAGCGCCGGGTCGCCGACATCATGGCGGCCGCCCGCGACGTCTTCCGCGAGAAGGGCTACGAGGACGCGCCGATGTCCGACATCGCCGTGCGGGCGAATGTCGTCGAAGGCTCGATCTACCGCTATTTCGAGAACAAGCGCGACCTGCTCGTGAAGGTGATCGAGGACTGGTACGAGGCGATGCTGGCCGACTACGACCAGCAGCTCTCCGGCATCCGCGGCACCCGCAACCGGCTGCGCTTCATGATCTGGCGGCACCTGAAGACGATCCACGAGGAGCCGGCGCTCTGCGACCTGATGTTCCAGTTCCTGCGCACCGGCCGCGACTACAGCCACACCACGGTCTACGAGCTCAACAAGCAGTACACCCGCCGCACGCTCGACATCATCAAGGAAGGCATCGCCGCCGGCGAATTGCGCGGGGACGTGGCGCTGAGACTGGTGCGCGACATGATCTACGGCTGCATCGAGCACCATACCTGGGCCTATCTGCGCGGCGAGGGACAGTTCGATCCGGACGCGACGGCGGACGCCATCGTCGACCTCGTGCTGAGCGGCCTGCAGGTCCGCCGACTGCCCCAGACGCCGGACCTCGCCGACCGGCTGGAGCGAGCGATCGACAGACTGGAGGGCCTGGCCGGCAAGCCGGCCGGCTAAGGCCTGAGACATCACGCGTTGCGCCAGGGAGGAGACCCGATGCAATCGACGAACGAAAGCTGGCGCGACGACGTCGCGGCCGCG
The Mesorhizobium australicum genome window above contains:
- a CDS encoding TetR/AcrR family transcriptional regulator, yielding MKNGPARRQVFRLSRERRVADIMAAARDVFREKGYEDAPMSDIAVRANVVEGSIYRYFENKRDLLVKVIEDWYEAMLADYDQQLSGIRGTRNRLRFMIWRHLKTIHEEPALCDLMFQFLRTGRDYSHTTVYELNKQYTRRTLDIIKEGIAAGELRGDVALRLVRDMIYGCIEHHTWAYLRGEGQFDPDATADAIVDLVLSGLQVRRLPQTPDLADRLERAIDRLEGLAGKPAG